The Paenibacillus sp. 481 DNA window CATAAAAAGCAACCCGGTTGCATGCTGCCATATCAGGCGGCGATGAACAACCAGGCTGCTTTGGTTGGATCTATTAACGGCGAAGACCAAGCTTCTCGATCAATGCGCTGTAACGTTTAACATCATTCTTTTTCAAGTATGCCAACAATTTACGGCGTTGACCTACCATTTTCATCAAACCACGACGGGAATGATGGTCTTTCTTGTGTGTACGGAAATGCTCCGTCAAGTTCTTAATGTTCTGAGTAAGGATAGCGACTTGTACTTCCGGAGATCCTGTGTCGGAAGCGTGAGTCTTGTGCTCGTCGATAAGCTGTTGCTTACGCTCTTGTGTCAATGCCATCCTATTCACCTCCAAATCGAATGTTATTTATATTATCGCCATTAGCCTCGAAACCGATGGTGAGATCGTGTAACCAAGCGATGGACGAGTGTCGCATAACGCGACAACATCAGTATTGTAACATCTATTGCATCAAAAGTAAATGAATTAATGATATGCCCACAATGATCTAGCGCGCTGAAACATCTGCTGCCGTTTCGTTCAACCCTGCAAGTAATTCACGTGCTTGTTCGGCATCTGAACGAATCTGGTCAATTAACTCGTTAACGGAAGAAAATTTGCGTTCTGAACGAATATAATGTTTGATCGCTATCGTTACGGTTTCACCATATATATCGTCATCGAAATCGAACAAATGCGCTTCCATTGTCGGTTCATGTTCACCGCTTTTAAATGTAGGCTTTACACCAACGTTCATGACACCGTCGAACCATTGCCCTTTAACAAGCACTTGTACGGCGTATACACCATTACGTGGAATCATGTAAGCTTCTTCTTGCTTTACATTGGCTGTAGGAAAACCAATTGTTCTTCCACGTGCATCCCCGTGAATAACTTCACCACGTACGGTATAAGGACGACCTAGCAGCATATTAGCTTTCGTTATATCGCCTTCTGCCAAGCAATCACGCACTCTCGAACTGCTAACTTTTATACCGTCTTGTACGTGAGCAGGTACGATGTCGACCGTAAAGCAGCCTTGTCCCCACTCTTGCAATCGTTCTGCCGTACCTTCACCACCATGTCCAAAACGGTAATCAAAGCCAACAACGGCATGCTGCACGCCCATTTTGCAAAGTGCTTCGGCAAAAGTTTGAGCTGGCACTTGCGCAAACGTCAAATCAAAATGTACGACATACAGATGATTTAACCCGAGCTGTGCCAACACACGCTCTTTCTCTTGGAGAGGGGTCAAATAACGATCATATCCCGACACGCCAAATACAGATTTCGGATGAGGCTGGAAGGTCATTAAACTCACAGGAAGCTGATGTTTGCGACCGTATTCTAACCCACGCTGAATAACTTGAACGTGTCCGGTATGAATGCCGTCGAAATGTCCAAGTACGACAACTTGCGGCAATTGCACCCAGTCTGGGCCATTAAGCGGTAATTTCAAAGCAATCGTATCCATACGTAATCAGAGCCCCTGCAATGTAATTTTGTGTACCAAGCAACGATTTGAGTTTAGTATGTTCTCCGTTTCACAATATCTCGTAAAAAGCTGGCGCTAAGCAAACAAAAACGCTGTTCACTTGCGCCTCATATTATGATGGCAAAAATACTTTAACAGGACGTAATGCCCCGTTTGGCTCCGGCACATTAAAAATGCCATAAAACGTTCCTTGTTCATCATACAACCTGTAAAGCTTGTTCGTCAAAGGCATTGGTTGTAAAGCGCGCAATGAAATTCCTTTTCCTTGCGTCGCATAAGATGCGTACTCATTATTTACCGTAAGCTTGGGTAAATGAGCAATCGCTTTGTCAACGGGCACAAGATGCGCAGCAAGTGTTCCATTCGCCACTGCTTGCTCAATTTGCTCTAGCGTCAAACTTTCTTGCTCCGTAAACTGAGCAGACATCGTACGAATAAGCTGCGCCATTGTTGACGGAACGCCCAGCATGCGTCCAATATCAACGCACAAGGTACGAATATACGTTCCTTTCGAACACGATACGCGAAAACGAACTTCCGGTTCCGAACCACCTAGTCGAAATTCAAGAAGATCAATATCGTAAATCGTGACGGTGCGCGCGGCGCGTTCTACCGTTTTTCCTTCACGTGCCAGTTCATAAAGACGTTTACCGTTTACTTTGACCGCTGAGTACATCGGCGGTACTTGCTCAATTTCGCCCACAAATTTGGCGATTACGTCGCGCACTTGCTCCTCTGTAATCGAGGAAGCATCCTGACGCGCAATAACTTCACCGCTTAGATCTTCGGTGTCTGTAGCGATACCAAGACGAAGCACTGCTTCATACTGCTTCGGTAAATCTTGCAAATACTCCACCAAGCGCGTAGCTTTGCCAATACATAAAGGCAACACACCAACAACTTGGGGATCTAGCGTTCCGGTATGACCGATCCGCTTCTCGCGCACGATGCGCCGTACACGTGCAACAACGTCATGCGATGTCCAATCCGTTGGCTTCCATACCGGAAGCACACCATGTAATTCCGTCATAATGCTTGACTCACCCGTTCTACGACCATTTGTATAACGTCGCTTAATTCCCCTTCAATTCTGCAACCAGCGGCGCGAACATGTCCGCCACCACCAAATTGCTGTGCCACTGCTGCCACATTTACTTTGCCAGCCGATCGCATACTTACTTTAACGGCTCCGGCACTGACTTGCTTAAACAGGATGCCAACTTCCACACCTTCAATGTTACGCGGATAGTTGACCAACCCTTCTAAATCTTCG harbors:
- the rpsO gene encoding 30S ribosomal protein S15, whose protein sequence is MALTQERKQQLIDEHKTHASDTGSPEVQVAILTQNIKNLTEHFRTHKKDHHSRRGLMKMVGQRRKLLAYLKKNDVKRYSALIEKLGLRR
- the truB gene encoding tRNA pseudouridine(55) synthase TruB; this translates as MTELHGVLPVWKPTDWTSHDVVARVRRIVREKRIGHTGTLDPQVVGVLPLCIGKATRLVEYLQDLPKQYEAVLRLGIATDTEDLSGEVIARQDASSITEEQVRDVIAKFVGEIEQVPPMYSAVKVNGKRLYELAREGKTVERAARTVTIYDIDLLEFRLGGSEPEVRFRVSCSKGTYIRTLCVDIGRMLGVPSTMAQLIRTMSAQFTEQESLTLEQIEQAVANGTLAAHLVPVDKAIAHLPKLTVNNEYASYATQGKGISLRALQPMPLTNKLYRLYDEQGTFYGIFNVPEPNGALRPVKVFLPS
- a CDS encoding bifunctional riboflavin kinase/FAD synthetase — translated: MDTIALKLPLNGPDWVQLPQVVVLGHFDGIHTGHVQVIQRGLEYGRKHQLPVSLMTFQPHPKSVFGVSGYDRYLTPLQEKERVLAQLGLNHLYVVHFDLTFAQVPAQTFAEALCKMGVQHAVVGFDYRFGHGGEGTAERLQEWGQGCFTVDIVPAHVQDGIKVSSSRVRDCLAEGDITKANMLLGRPYTVRGEVIHGDARGRTIGFPTANVKQEEAYMIPRNGVYAVQVLVKGQWFDGVMNVGVKPTFKSGEHEPTMEAHLFDFDDDIYGETVTIAIKHYIRSERKFSSVNELIDQIRSDAEQARELLAGLNETAADVSAR